The genomic DNA AGACGAAACGCGCGGACATGATCGTCCTCCAGGGCGAGTGTGTCGGGGGTGGCAGCGTCATCAACAACGCCGTCTGCTACCGGATGCCCGATCACATCCACGAGCTCTGGCAGCGGGAGTACGGGCTCGACCTCGGGTCGCTGCCGGCGGAGTACGACCGGATCGCGGGCGAGCTCGGAATCGGTCCGCTCCCGGCTGACGGCATCAACCAGGTGGTCCGAGCCGTCTTCGAGCAGGCGGTGGAGTCCTTCAACGCCACGCCGGGCGTGAGCAAGCTGGAGCCCGTGCGCGTGGTCGACGTCAATGCCCCGGCCGCGGTGGGAGATGGCCTGTGGAACCTGGGGAACAAGTACCTCGGCAAGCGCTCGATGCTGGAGACCTTCATTCCCTGGTCGGAGGCGCGAGGGGTGGCCTTCCTGCCGAAGTGCACCGCCATCAGCTTCACCAGGTCCGGGCAGCGCGCCGGGTCCGTGCTGGTCCGAACCGTGGGCGGCATGCTCCATCGCATCCGGATCCGGAAGGCGCTCGTGGTGGCGGGTGGAGTCATCGCCAGCAGCCACTTCCTCATGCGCAGCGGAGTGGAGCGGCCGGTAGGCCAGCGGATGAGCTGCAACTTCGCATTGCCCGCCACCCTCGAGCTGGACCGGGTGGTGGATGCGTTCGACGGGGAGCAGATCACCCTGGGGACGAAGGACTCGCAGAACCGCGCCCTCTTCGAGACCTACTTCAATCCCCCCGGGGCGTTCGCCCTGACGCTCCCGTTCTACTTCGACCGCCACCGCGCGGTGATGGAGCGCTACCGCCACCTCGTCAATTTCGGAGCCCTCGTCGGGTCGGAGTCGAACGGCGTGCTCGAGCGCCAGCCCTCTCTCATCAACGGCCAGTCCTTCACCTGGAAGTTGGGCCCGAAGGACGAGGAGCACATCCGCTATGCCCTGGGGATGCTGCTGGAGCTCGGCAGGGGCGCGGGGGCCCGTCGCATCGCCCTGCCTACCCGGCCGGGCGTGGAGTTCGAGCCCACCGAGGAGAACATCCGGGAATTCAACCGGCGGCTCTCCACCTACCGGCTGCGCATGCAGGACCTCCTCGTCAACACGGCACACCCCCAGGGCGGCAATCTCATGGCGGGGCGGCAATCCCTCCACCGGGACGAGCGGGTGGTGGACGAGGACTTCCGCGTCGTCGGGCTCGACAACGTCTACGTCGTGGATGCTTCCGTGTTCCCCACGAGCATCACGGTCAACCCGCAGTGGACGATCATGGCCATGAGCTCCCTGGCGGCCTCCCGGATCCTCCAGGCCCACGCCTGACGAGCAGGGTCTCGCGCCACGTGCCCTCCTCGTGAGGGTCTCAGCCTCTCAGGCCGGGGGCGAGGGTTGCAGATCATGAGACGGGGAGCCCCGGTGCAGGTCGAATCGATCCGGATCCGGGAACTTCCGCTCGTCTCGATTGGCGGAGGAGAGCAGCGGGAACACCATCGCCCCTCGCGGCACGGTCACTCCCGAGAGGGTGATGTCGCTGGCCGCGATCCGGGATTCGCGAGAACTTCTGGCGCCATCAGGTTGATAGGATTCGTCATTGTCTTCTCCTTGTCTGGGTCCACACCTTGATGAGGGCTGCGCGGCCTCTCCACGGACCTGGCATCCCCCCTGCCCCCCAGCCCCCTCAGCGGCCCCTCCACTCTCGTCGAAGACAGGTTCAAAAATCCGTCCGCCCTCGTAAACGATTGAAAAGCGCAAAGAGAGTGTGTTACCCACCCGCCCGCCTGAACGAACGTTCGTTCAGCAAGGCCGGTCATGCGCACCCTTCCTCGATCACATCTGCAGGCTCAGAAGGCGACCCTTCCGGCAACGGTGCCCAACGGCACACGGCGGCGAATACTGGAGACGGCCCTGCGGCTCTTCGCGAGCGAGGGGTTTCACGGCACGTCGATCCGGGATGTCGCGAAGGAGCTGGAGCTCCAACCGAGCGCGCTCTACTCGCACTTCCCCTCCAAGGAGCACATCCTCGCGGAGCTCGTCCAGATTGGCCACGAGGCGCACCACGAAGCACTCCGCGGGGCGCTGCTGAACGCGGGCACCGAACCGGCGGAGCAGGTGCGAGCGCTCGTCCGGGTCCACACCCGCCTGCATGCGACCCACCCGCAGTTGGCGGTCGTGGTGAACGAGGAGATCCACGCCCTGCCACCCGAGCTCGCCGCACCGGCGATGGCACTGCGAAACCAATCCGCCGCCTTCTTGCGCGAGGTCATCGAGCGCGGCGTGGCGATGGGGCGGTTCTCTCCTCCCCACACGGTTGCCACCGCGGCGGCGATCTCCGCGATGGGCGTGCGTCTCCCGTATTGGTACGAGCCGGCGGGCACGCTCGATATCGAGACCCTCGCGGATATTCACACCGAGCTGGCGCTCCGAATGTTGGGAGGGCGCTGAAACGGGTCCTCGAGACCTCGCGGCCCTGGAGAGCGCATGGGCCGCCACCGCCATCCATGAACGACCACGCCATCCAACGCAAAGTCCTCGCTTTCTTGCTGCTGCTCCCTCTTGGCTTGATGCCCTACTCCGCGCTGCAGTGGTTCCGGGTGATGGAGAGCGAGCAGGACCTGGTGAGGCTGCCACAGCGGCTGGCGCAGCTGCGCAACCCGCCCGATACCGGTGAGAGCGGCCGTGCGGCGGAGATGAAGCGGATGAGGACGGAGTCGCGTGCCAGCCAGCTCGAGGAGAAGCTGCGCTTTCTCGAGGCTCAGCGGGGCAGCCTGATGCTGCGCCGCGCATTGTCGACCGCCGTGCTGCTTGGTGAGCTCGGCGCCTTCGTGATGGGCCTGGTCCTCGTGCTGAAGATCCGCGTCGACAGCCGCCGCGCGCATCGCTCGTTCGATTACCTGCTGAGTCATCTGGGAGCGAGCTTCGATGCGGTGTCGCGGATGCTGCTGTGGCACATCGGTCTGATGTTGACGGCGCTGGCCGCCACCGCGCTGTACGAGGCGGTATGGTCATATACCCACTGGTCCACCCACGGTTTCGTGGCGGTGGTGTTCACCTTGCCGTGGTGGGGCGCGAGCTGGGCTACCACCTGGCTATTCTTCCGCGCCCGCCGCGAGCTTGCGCCCCTGGAATCCTCGAGCGTGGACGTGCTCGGCCGGGTGCAGGCGCGCGACGACGCGCCAGGGCTGTGGAAGTGGGTCGACGGCATCGCCAGCAAGCTCGACGTGCCGCGGCCGGACCATATCGTGGTCGGCCTGGTCAATGGCTTCTTCGTCACCAGCACGCCGGTGCGGGTCGAGCCGCAGCAGCTCATGCTGAATGGCCGCACGCTGTATATCCCACTGACCTTCGCCAGTGTGCTGAGCCAGGCCGAGACAGCCGCGATCATCGGCCACGAGCTCGGGCATTTCTCGCACCAAGACACCGACCATGGCGCACAGCTGTCGCCGCTGTACCAGCGCATGCGGCAGAAGATCGCCGTGCTGCTGCAGCAGGACGAGGAGCATCCGAGCTGGTTCAACCGTCCCGCCATCTGGGCCTCGGTGTACTACCTCGACCAGTTCGACCGCGCCTATCACCACTGGAGCCGCCAGCAGGAACTCGCCGCGGATCAGGTCGGCGCGCGCGTCGGGGGCCCCGCCGTGTGTGCCTCGGCGCTGATCCGGGTGACCGCGGTGTCCGAGGTGATTGATCAACTGCTGGCCGATCCGCGGCTGCGGGGGAGCAACCTGATCCAGGCCCTGCTGGAACGGCTTCGGCGGACCGAGCTGACACTGACCCAGGAGACGCTGGAACACACCATCGCCCACCCGGTCGATACCCATCCCCCGACCCGTACGCGGCTCGAGGCCCTCGTCGAATCGCTCGACCCGGACCTGCTGCGGCAAGCCACTCGCAAGCCCGGTGAGGCGGAGACCTCATGGTTCACGCGAATGCTGGCCAGCCGCACACAGGCCGCCTGAAACCCTCTCATTCTTCCCCAAGGAAGCTTCCCATGTCCAAATCCCGATCCCCCGACGCCATCCAGAACCTGGCGCAGTCGCTCAGCGAAGACTTCGCCCATCACAGCAAGGCCGAGCGGGCCGAGGCGATCCGTGAGCTCAAGCAGATCATCGCCAACGCGCCCGAGCGCAGCGAGTTCCGCGATACCAAGAAGTTCTTCTACCGCGGCCCGGTGTTCGGCGTGGCGCCGCTGGCGCTGGCGATCTACATGATGAAGACGCAGGCGTCGCCGAGTTGGGGCATGATCGCCTTCCTGCTGGCGCTGGCGCTGTTCGGTGTGGTGCTCGCCTACCAGCATCGCAATGATGGCGCCACGCCACACATGGTGCTGACCCGCACCGAGCTGCAGGTGACCAATCTGTCCGCGCCGCTGCCGCTGGTCGAGGTCAACGGCCTGGAGATCGCCGAGCTGTCGCAGACCTGGATCAACTTCCATGTCGGCGAGAACACTTCCCTGCCCACCGCGACCCGATTGCGCGGCCTGCTGGTGTCGCAGGCGGTGGTGTTCCCCAAGGGCAAGAAGCGCCGCATCGCGGTGAGCATGGCCGGCATCAAGGTCAACGGCGAGAAGCTCGACTGGGATGAGACCCTGGCACTGATCGAGCGACATCTGCAGGCCGCCCACGCGACCGCTGAGCTTCAGGCGCTCCAGGCTGGCTGAGCCCGTTGCTCCCTCAGGCCACATTGGCCTTCTGCGGGAACTTCGACTGGTTGAATCCGGCTGCTGACTCCTCAGCCAGACTCGACCTCGCAAGCGCGCCCGTTCGTCCTTTTCCCATCGCGGGCACTCTCTATCTGTGGGGGTCGAGGCCCTTTACGAGCGAGGGACGGAGAGGAAAGCCATGAGCTGCACCACCCAACAGTCCGAAGTCACCGCCCTGCGGAACCGTCGCAATGAGCAGCTGAAGCTGCTGGAGAGTCTCCCCCACAACGCGGGATACGAGGCCGCGAGCGCGGAACTCGACCGCATCGAGGCCGACCTCGCGGAGGCCGAGGCGGCCCTCAAACTGTGCCAGGACCAGGAGGCACAGGCCGCCAACCCCGTCCCCAAGCCGGTCTCGGCCAAGGTCGACAAGATCCAGTGCCACGACGTCAGCAAGGAGGTCGGCCACGACGAGCCGTACCTGCTCATCGCCACGTTCGACATGACCGACGCCGTCAACCTGGGAGTCGTCGGCGTGACGTTCCCGGACATCAACGTGCTGAAGATCGGTCCGTGGATCGGCGTCGATGCGGGCGAGACGCACTACACCTCCCACCTCTCGTCGGCCAACCGCCCGAACTTCTGGGATCTCGACAGCGGCCCCCGCCCGATCGCCCACCCTCAGGACGTCATCTTTCTCGTGGCGATGTGCGAGAACGACGGATCGAGCCCTGACGCCATCCGCGGTAGGGTGCGCACGGACCTGCTCGCCGCCCGCGCCCCCAACACCAACAGGTCCTACAGCGCCTACGTCACGGCGATGATCAGCAACATGACGGGAAGCATCGAGACGAACCGCCTCCTGGGCCTCGATCCGCTCAATCCCAACGAGGACGACCTCGTCGAGACGGTCAAGCACCTGGCCCTCACCGCCGCTGACATCGACCGGCTCAACAAAGACCTCCTGCCGGTCGTCAAGACGCTGCGGTTCACGCAGCGCCGCGGCGATGGCAACGTGACGAACGACTACACGGTCACGTTCTCTTTCACGGTCTGAAGGTCGGCCAACAGTCCGTTCCGCAATCTCAAACACTGAGAACGCTGGGCACGGAGCTTTGCAGTGACATCGCGAGTTTCAGGGAAGCCTTGACCGGCACTTCCGTACGCTGTTGCATTCGCACATCACCAGCGAAAAGGAGTGTCATCATGTTTCTTCGTGGGCTCGCGATGGTCGCCGTCGTTTCTGTCTTCGGGATGGGCTGTGGTGGAGCGGAAGTGACGGAGGAAGGCTCGGAGCTCGGTCAGGACTCCGCCGAGCTCATCCAGAGCTGTGAGTATCTCCAGGGCCGCGTCTGTCGTCCGGAAGCGGAGTTGGGCTGCCAGTGGGCCAATGGCACCTTTGGCGAGTGCTTCTGCCAGAACATCCCCTCCAACAAGTGGGTCTGCCTGTCCCAGTAAGGCTCGTGACCGGCCGCCTCTTGGGAGGGCCGCTGACGACGGGCGAGCCGGGTCGGGTCTACCGGCTCGCTTCCGTCAGTGATTGCCACGCCTTCATGGCGAGCCGGGCCGTGGCCCGCAGATCCTCGCGGGTCGCTCCGTCACGGGCCTGGATGGACATCGCCTGCTGGACGCCCACGTAGAACCGGGCGATGGGCAGTGGATCCACGTTTCGTGGAAGCTCTCCTTCGGCCATGGCGCGCTCGATGCGCTCGCGGACGCGCTGAAGCACATGGGCGCGTTTCTCCACGATGAGCGCCTTCAGTCCGGCATGGCCCTCGTCCCCCGGGGAGGCGAGCGTCACCATGCATCCCAGGGGTTTTCCGGACCTGGTCAGGACATCGGCGGACCTGAGCAGCCAATCCTCGATCGCGCCATGCGCGGTCGGAGCCTCGGAGAACCCGCCCCAGACGAGGGGACCATGGGTCTCTTCGTACTGTTCCAGGGCCGCCTCATAGAGGGCTTCCTTGCCGCCGAACGCCGCATAGAGGCTGGGCGAGTTGATCCCCATGGCCGCGCACAGCTCCGCGATGGACGTCGCGGTGTAGCCCTTGCTCCAGAACAGCTCCATCGCGGCGCACAGCGCCGCCTCCCGGTCGAACTCTCTTGGGCGGCCGCGCTTGGGCACCCGCTTTTCTGTAGTGGTCGGCACAAAAACCCCTTGACGCTCCTATCTCCATCGAGGATTTTGTGTCGACCATCACAGAAAGGGAACAGCATGTCGAAGCTTGCTGGCAAGAAGGCGCTCGTCACCGGGGCCAGTCGTGGAATCGGTGCGGCGATCGCGCGAAGGCTCGCGGCGGAGGGCGCGGATATCGCCTTCACCTATCAGCGCTCGGCCGAAGCAGCCCAAGCGCTTGCAGGGGAGATCGAGGCGCTCGGGAGGAAGGTCATCGCCCTGCGGGCCGACAGCGCCGATCCCGCGGCCGTGCAGCATTCCGTCTCGGCGACGGTCGAACAGCTTGGCGGTCTGGACATCCTCGTCAACAACGCGGGCATCGCCCGGAGAGGTCCGCTCGAGGAGATGGCGCTCGAGGACATCGACGCGCTTCTGAACGTCAACATCCGGGCGGTCGTGCTGGCCACGCGGGCGGCCATCCCGCACCTGCCTCGTGGCGGTCGCATCGTCAACATCGGCAGCAATCTCGCCGAGCGCGTGGCCTATGGTGGCGTCACGGTGTACTCCATGACCAAGTCGGCGTTGGTTTCGCTGACCAAGGGCCTGGCTCGGGATCTGGGGCCACGGGGGATTGCCGTGACCCTGGTCAACCCCGGCTCGACCGACACCGACATGAACCCGGCGCACGGACCGAGAGCCGAGAAGCAGCTCGGACTCAGCGCCGTGGGGCACTATGGCAAGTCGGAGGACATCGCGGCCGCGGTCGCATTCCTCGTCGGGCCGGACGCCACTCATGTCACGGGGACCAGCCTCACGGTGGATGGGGGACAGAACGCCTGAACCCGCGGAAACACGAACGCCCCGCCCGGTGGGTAGACCGGAGCGGGGCGTCGGAATGGGGGCCCTGTGGCGGTGCCTGGAGGCTCGGTAGGACGAGTGACCCGGCCCTCCCCCTGGGCGAGGGAGGGAGCACACACGGGGCCTACGGCATTACTTCGCGGCGGCGGTGCGGGCGGCCTTGTGCTGATCGCGCAGGGCGACCTTGATGCTCGGGCGCACCACGATGATGCCGTCGTTGTGGCCGGGGATGGAGCCCTTGATGAGCAGCAGGCCCTTCTCCACGTCCACGTCCACCACGGTCAGGTTCTGGGTGGTGACCTGCTCCACGCCGTAGTGACCGGGCAGCTTCTTGTTGGGGTACACGCGGCCGGGCGTCTTACGCTGACCGATGGCGCCCGGGTGACGGCGGTACTCGTGGGTACCACGCGTGGCCGTCTGCGAGCCCTTGAAGCTCCAGCGCTTCATGACGCCCTGGAAGCCACGGCCCTTGGTGATGCCCGTCACGTCGACCAGCTGGCCCTTCGCGAACAGGTCCGCCTTCACGGCGTCGCCCACGTTGTAGCCCGCGGCCTCCTCCGCGCTCACCCGGAACTCCTTCAGGTGACGGCGCAGCGGGGCATTGCCCTTCTTGAAGAAGCCCAGCTGCGGCTTGTTCAGGCTCTTCTCGCGGATCTCCCCGAAGCCCAGCGTCACCGCCGAGTACTGATCCTTCTCCGGAGTCCGCTTGCCCACGACCTGGCAGGTGTTGACGTCGACCACCGTCACGGGAACGAGGTTACCCTCCTCGTTGAACACCTGGGTCATTCCGATCTTCTTGCCAATGAGACCCTTCACGTCGTCCTCACAACTCGCGCCAATTGCGCGAAAACGTCAATGATTTCAGCAGTTTGCGTCCGACTTCAGTCCCCGGACGCCAGGAAGCGGCGCAATGTAGCAGCTTGCCCCCCACCGTCAAGCACGGCGGGAGGGTGGGCGCTTCACTCCGCGCGATCCAACCGCGGGTAGAACGGTGCGAGCTGCGCGTCCTGGATGCGCTGCGCGTACACGTCCTCGCCGAGCAGGAACAACGCCTGGTCGAGATAATCCTCCGCGGCCTTCACCTCGGTGTCCTTCTCGGCGATCGCCTGGTCGATCTCCGCCATCGCCTGCTCGAACGCCTCCTTGCGGGCGTTCATCTCGTCTTCCATCTCGAGCATGCGCTTGTGTGCCAGGATGCCGGCGGCGCCGGGCTGACCGGGCTTGGGAGTGAGCGCCTGGGAGACCTCCCGGTCCAGCTCCTCCACCTCGCGGGCCAGCCGCATCTGTTGGATGCGGTTCTTCTTGAGGTTGTCGCGGGAGACGCCCAGCTTCACCGGATCCTGGGTGGTGAGCTCCAGGTCGGCGTGCTTCTTCTCCAGCTTCCTGAGCGCGTCCTGGGCATAGCGCAGGTCCGCGCGCCGGGTGGACAACGTCTTGCGCAGGGTCTTCGTCTGCGCCTCGACGGCGTCCACCGCCTTCTTCCATTTCTTGACGATCTCGTACTGGACGGCGCGGTCCGCCTCGTACTGGGCGAGG from Archangium lipolyticum includes the following:
- a CDS encoding M48 family metallopeptidase encodes the protein MNDHAIQRKVLAFLLLLPLGLMPYSALQWFRVMESEQDLVRLPQRLAQLRNPPDTGESGRAAEMKRMRTESRASQLEEKLRFLEAQRGSLMLRRALSTAVLLGELGAFVMGLVLVLKIRVDSRRAHRSFDYLLSHLGASFDAVSRMLLWHIGLMLTALAATALYEAVWSYTHWSTHGFVAVVFTLPWWGASWATTWLFFRARRELAPLESSSVDVLGRVQARDDAPGLWKWVDGIASKLDVPRPDHIVVGLVNGFFVTSTPVRVEPQQLMLNGRTLYIPLTFASVLSQAETAAIIGHELGHFSHQDTDHGAQLSPLYQRMRQKIAVLLQQDEEHPSWFNRPAIWASVYYLDQFDRAYHHWSRQQELAADQVGARVGGPAVCASALIRVTAVSEVIDQLLADPRLRGSNLIQALLERLRRTELTLTQETLEHTIAHPVDTHPPTRTRLEALVESLDPDLLRQATRKPGEAETSWFTRMLASRTQAA
- a CDS encoding SDR family NAD(P)-dependent oxidoreductase — encoded protein: MSKLAGKKALVTGASRGIGAAIARRLAAEGADIAFTYQRSAEAAQALAGEIEALGRKVIALRADSADPAAVQHSVSATVEQLGGLDILVNNAGIARRGPLEEMALEDIDALLNVNIRAVVLATRAAIPHLPRGGRIVNIGSNLAERVAYGGVTVYSMTKSALVSLTKGLARDLGPRGIAVTLVNPGSTDTDMNPAHGPRAEKQLGLSAVGHYGKSEDIAAAVAFLVGPDATHVTGTSLTVDGGQNA
- the rplC gene encoding 50S ribosomal protein L3 produces the protein MKGLIGKKIGMTQVFNEEGNLVPVTVVDVNTCQVVGKRTPEKDQYSAVTLGFGEIREKSLNKPQLGFFKKGNAPLRRHLKEFRVSAEEAAGYNVGDAVKADLFAKGQLVDVTGITKGRGFQGVMKRWSFKGSQTATRGTHEYRRHPGAIGQRKTPGRVYPNKKLPGHYGVEQVTTQNLTVVDVDVEKGLLLIKGSIPGHNDGIIVVRPSIKVALRDQHKAARTAAAK
- a CDS encoding cytochrome P450; this encodes MGNTLSLRFSIVYEGGRIFEPVFDESGGAAEGAGGQGGCQVRGEAAQPSSRCGPRQGEDNDESYQPDGARSSRESRIAASDITLSGVTVPRGAMVFPLLSSANRDERKFPDPDRFDLHRGSPSHDLQPSPPA
- a CDS encoding TetR/AcrR family transcriptional regulator; this encodes MPTTTEKRVPKRGRPREFDREAALCAAMELFWSKGYTATSIAELCAAMGINSPSLYAAFGGKEALYEAALEQYEETHGPLVWGGFSEAPTAHGAIEDWLLRSADVLTRSGKPLGCMVTLASPGDEGHAGLKALIVEKRAHVLQRVRERIERAMAEGELPRNVDPLPIARFYVGVQQAMSIQARDGATREDLRATARLAMKAWQSLTEASR
- a CDS encoding TetR/AcrR family transcriptional regulator; the protein is MRTLPRSHLQAQKATLPATVPNGTRRRILETALRLFASEGFHGTSIRDVAKELELQPSALYSHFPSKEHILAELVQIGHEAHHEALRGALLNAGTEPAEQVRALVRVHTRLHATHPQLAVVVNEEIHALPPELAAPAMALRNQSAAFLREVIERGVAMGRFSPPHTVATAAAISAMGVRLPYWYEPAGTLDIETLADIHTELALRMLGGR